The Alphaproteobacteria bacterium LSUCC0719 genome includes the window TGACGTGATGTATATTTACGAGGTCCGCAACACTTTTGGCGACATGCATGCCTATATTGGCCGCGTCGACCAAGGGCAGGCCATTCTCGAGGCTGAAAAGATCTTTCATGTCTCGCCCTTTTTCCCAGTCAGCGGAGACTACCGGCTGCGGTTCGCTGCGCCGGCAGACACGTCTGCGGTTCAGGTGCTGATGCGCTATACCGATGCTGGCAAACCCCGCCTGACGGCAACGTTGCGCGGTGAACGGGAACAGCTTACTAATTTAGAGGTGTTTAAGGCACTTGTGACAACTGGCCAATGGCCGATGAGGCCGCTGATCTCGATCCATGTCGAGGCGGTACGCCTGTGGTGGAAACGTGTTCGTTTTTACCGGCGGCCGGAACCGCCGGGTCCGTGGTCGCGTGCCAGGAATGTTGGTGGGAAATGAGGGGATATGATGACAGGTTTCTTTGATCGACGAAAACTCGACCTGCTACTTACCTTGTTCTCGCGGCTCCAATATGGCCGCCTTGCTGTCACCCTTCCGGATGGCACACGTCACGAGTTTGTCGGGGTGGAGCCCGGTCCGGCAGCCGAGATGACGATCCTGCGGCTGGAGGCCGTCTCGCAGATCATTGCAGATGGCAAGATGGGGTTCTGCGAAGCCGTCATGGATGGTGACATCGACAGCCCGGGCATGGCTGAATTGATTGAACTGGCGGTGATGCATGACGCCATGCTCACCCAGCAGATGTCGGCCAGTATCTGGCGCCGCATCGGCCTGCGTCTGTTTCATGGCATGCGACGAAACAGCAAATCCGGCGCGGCCAAGAACATCGCCTATCATTATGATCTCGGCAATGAATTCTATGCCGCATGGCTTGATCAAACGATGACCTATTCATCTGCCATGTATGATCACGACACGGATGATCTGGCGACGGCGCAGGCCAACAAATACCGGCGTCTTGCTGATCTTGCCGATATCCAGCCGGGCGATCATGTGCTTGAAATCGGATGTGGATGGGGTGGTTTCGCCGCATACGCAATCGCGGAACGTGGCGCCAAGGTCACTGGCATCACCATTTCACGTGAACAGCATGATTTCGCAAAAAAACGACTTGCCGATGCTGGTCTTGCCGGGCGCGGCGATGTGCAGCTGATCGACTATCGTGATCTGAATGGCACATTCGACAAGATTGTTTCAATCGAGATGTTCGAAGCTGTTGGTCAGGCCTATTGGCCAACCTATTTCAATGCTGTCTCGTCGTTGCTGAAACCCGGAGGCCGGGCAGCTCTGCAGGCCATTACCATCGAAGAGACGGCCTTTGAAGAATATCGGCGCGACCCCGATTTCATCCAGCGTTACATCTTCCCTGGCGGCATGCTGCCGTCAATGCCGCGACTGGAGCGACCTGTCGCCGAGGCCGGCCTGAGGCTGGTCGATGAAACCGGCTTTGGTCAGGATTATGCCCGTACGCTTGCAGAATGGCGCTCGCGGTTCCAGGAGGCGTGGCCGCAGCTTGCCAGAGGCAAGTTCGACAACAGGTTCAAACGCATGTGGGAACTGTATCTGTCCTATTGTGAGGGTGGATTTCGCGCTGGCATGATTGATGTTAAACATCTTGTCTACATGCATCGCTAGGAACCGGGCATGGCAAGCCAGCTGACCATTCCGGCATTCGAACCGGAACGATATTTCGCACGCCGTCTCGATGCCTATGGTGTGTTTGTCGACCGGTTTGGCACCATTCGTCGCCAGTTCGAGGTGGCCGTTGCCGGCCGGCAAACGGACAGCGGCTTTGTTCTGGACGAATCATTTCTCTATGACGATGGCGAAACCGAACAGCGGCGCTGGGAGGTGACGGCACTTGGCGGCGGTCGTTATGAGGGACGCTGCGCCGATGTTGTCGGTGTGGCGCGTGGGCTGTGTACGGCAAATATGCTCAGCTGGCGCTACAGGTTCCGGCTGGCAATGTATGGGCGCAAGGTCACCGTGGGGTTTGATGACGTTATGGTCCTGCAGGCCGGTGACATCCTGGTGAACAGGGCCACCGTGTCAAAGGCCGGGTTCCGCCTTGGCGAGGTGCTTCTCAGCTTTCATCCGTCCTGACCTTGAAAAGCCGTAATATCGGACGCATCAGCGCACCGATCATCGGCAGGCGGGCCAATAGCTGGCTTGCGCTGTCCCAGTGGTCTATATGTGTCGAGATCAGCCCGTCCTTTCCAACATGAACTTCGCTCATGCCTTCGAAATCAAGGTTTGTATGCGGCCAGCTCTTGATGCGCCCGCTCATCCGCCAGCGAAGATAGGCGCGCTGTTCATCACTCTGGGTGCCGTGGGCAATGTCGATAATGTGGAACCGTGGCGCGTCGCAGGTCTCGAACATGTGCTGGAAAATGCGCCGAAAGGCAGCCTGGCCGGTCACGTCATTGAACGGGTCGGTGAACCGGATATCTGGCGATGTGGTGGCCAGAAGCGCGTCCATTGTTTCCGGGGTGAGGGCGGCAAAGGCATTCGCATAGCGGGTGATGATATCGTCTGTCACGATGGGGCCTATTTCTGCGGAAAACCGGTTCGTGCCCCGACAAGGCGGAAAAAGGTCCGGTCCGGAAGCCAGCGCAGCATATTCATGCTGCGGGCGAATTTGCGCGGAAAGCTGATCATGAACCGGTTGGTCTTCAGGCCGGCAAGTATCTCGTCTGCTGCTGTGTCGGCGCTGATCAGGCCCGGCATTTCATAGTCGTTCACCGCGGTGGATTCGGTGTCGACAAAGCCGGGGCAGATGACTTTGATGTCAATGCCGCGTGGCGCAAGATCAAAAGTCATGGATTCGGCGAGGGAAATCAGTGCGGCCTTGGTTGGTCCATAGGCGGCGGCACGCGGCAGTCCGCGCCATCCGGCAACCGATGACACCAGCGCAAGCTGTCCCCGGCCTTGTGCAAGCATATGGTCGATAAGTTCAGGCAACGCATTGACAACACCCATATAATTGACATCCATGTGCCTGGCATAGATAGCCGGATCAATGATTGTCGTGTCTTGGGGCTCATAGATTCCGGCATTGAGAATGGCGCAATCTATTGGGCCCTGCGTCGAGACAGCGTCGGTAATCACCTGTGCCAGCGCATTGGCGTCGGTGACATCGCACACAACGCCATGAAAATTCTGTTGCCCGTCTCCAAGGGCGGCCAGCCTATCGGCACGGCGTGCCACGGCAGTGACCTTGTTGCCTGCCGCCAGGCATTTCCCGGCAAGGGCGGCGCCAATGCCGGAACTGGCACCCGTGATGAAATAATGCGACATGCTCATACCCTCAAAGCCGGCCAGTTCTGGAATGTGGTCCTGATCTGGCAGGTGGGTATAATCGCATCCATTGTGAAGAGGCGCGAGGCAAAACATGCGGTGCGGAGCCTCGCCACGGTCGGGACCGCGTTGGACGTATGGCGGCACCTGACCATTGCATGACGCAATTGGTTGACAGGATGCCGCAGAATCAGACCAATATCATGCAGCGTTGAAGGTGGCTGTGGGGCAAAGCCCCATGCCTTAATGAGGGAATATGGTACGGGTGAAAAATGACTGCCCAAAGCCATGGCCGTCCCCGCGACTGTATGCTGGTCGCCCGTCATCATGCCACTGGGGGAACTTCCTCCGGGAAGGCGGACGGGCCATGACCACGAGCCAGGAGACCTGCCTTCAAAGCTGGAAAGCAACGGCCGGGGAATGCCGTGAAGCGAGCCTTTGTTATGTTGCCCGCGACACCATCCCCGCCATGAAACCGAACCGTCCTGATGGTCAGGCAATGGTTCTTATGGGGGACGCCCAATGACGAAGTTCTTTGCGCTGGCAGCAGCTATGATCCTGACAACCGGCACCGCCGCGATGGCACACCATCCGCTGGGTGGCATGACACCGAACAGTATGACCGAAGGGCTTCTGTCCGGGCTTGGCCATCCGGTCATCGGGCTTGATCATCTTGCCTTTGTGATCGCGGTTGGCCTGATAGCTGCCTTCCATCGCAATTTCGTGCTGATGCCGGTGGCTTTTGTGGCTGGCACGCTTGCCGGGGCAATGCTGACACTTGCCGCTGTGACACTGCCGTTCGCCGAGATCGTCATCACAGGCTCGGTCATCGCCGGCGGCGTTGTGGCGATGCGTGGGCGGGCAACCGATCTGCGGGTTGCCGGTGGCATTGCCGCGCTGGTGGGTCTGTTTCACGGCTGGGCCTATGGCGCCACCATTGTCGGTGCCGAGGCAACGCCGATTGTTGCCTATCTCGCTGGTTTCGGGATGATCCAGATGGCCATTGCCATCGGCGTTGCGATGCTGGTCAACAGGATCTGGAAGTCACTTGATGCCGGTGCTTTGCAGCCGCGGCTGGCCGGGGCGGCCATTGCCGGTGTTGGCGTCTCCTATATGGTGGAAATTGTTGAAGCGGTGGTTTTCCCCGCGATGTAACAAAGGTGCCGCCGGTTCCGGGCGGCGGCTTTTGCAGGGGCAGGGTCGCATGGCTCTGCCTTTTTGCATTTCCGGGTCCGTGCATACGGCTTATGAAGGCGCATCAGGCGCGAAAGGTTCAAACGATGGCATCACCCCGTATCCCCGCAACCGTGATCACCGGGTTCCTTGGGTCCGGCAAGACAACACTGATCCGCCATATCATCACCCAGGCCAATGGCCGTCGGCTGGCGCTGATCGTCAATGAATTCGGTGATATCGGCATGGATGGTGCGATGCTCGAGGATTGCGGCGCGGAAAGCTGTGGTGCTGATGACATCATCGAACTTGCCAATGGCTGTATCTGCTGCACAGTGGCCGATGATTTCCTGCCAAGCATCCAGCAATTGCTGGCCCAGACACCGCCGCCCGACCACATTATTATCGAGACATCCGGCCTTGCCCTGCCGCAACCGCTTGTCCAGGCCTTCAACTGGCCGGACATCAAGTCACAGGTCATGCTCGACGGGGTGGTGACGCTTGTTGACGGGCCGGCGCTGGCAGAGGGCGGTGTCGCACATGACCTTGATGCGCTGGAAGCACAACGCGCCGCCGACGAGGAGCTGGACCATGAAAGCCCGATTGACGAGTTGTTCGCCGATCAGATAGGCGCTGCCAACCTGATTGTGCTGTCAAAGGCGGATCTGCTCGATGAGGCTGGCATGGCGCGTGCGCGTGGTGCGGTTGAAGACCAGCTCGAAGCCCCAACGCCGATCATTCCTGTTGCGGGCGGGGCGGCTCCGATGGACGCCATTCTCGGCCTTGGCATGGAAGAGCAGGCACATGCCCGCTCGCAGCATTCGCATCACCACCACCACCACCATGATGATGACGACCATGACGATGATCACCATCATCATCACGAGCATGGCCATGATGAATTTTCCTCGCGTATCATCGCGCTTGCAGAAATTGACGATGTTGATGTGTTTCAGCAAACCATTGCCGCGCTTGCCGCGGAATTCGGCATCTTGCGGGCCAAGGGGCGTGTTGCGGTCAGTGGCAAGGCGCTGCCCTATGTGGTGCAGGCGGTCGGCAGACGTGTTGACGGCTATTTTGCCCGTGACCGGGATGCTGTTTCCGGCAGGCTTGTTGTCATTGGCATGGCTGGACTGGATGCGGAACGCATTGCGGCGCGTCTTGGTGGCAGTTTGATCGACGAAGATGCATCTTCCCAGGGTTGAAGATGGCGGGGCGCTCTATGACTCTGGCGAGGCAGTCGATCTCGATCAGCCGCCGGGCGATATCATCTGTCTGACCTCGGCTGATACCGAGGTAAGCCTGTTATCCGCCGCCGCGTCGCAATTTGCTGCAGACCCTGACACTCCTTCAATCAGGATCGCCAACTATCTCAGCCTGTCTCACCCGTTCTCGGTCGACACCTATCTGGCAAACACTGTCAGCGGTGCCAGGCTGGTCGTCGTGCGTCTTCTCGGTGGCACGGGCTATTGGTCCTATGGCGTGCAGCAGTTGCGCGCGTTGGCGGACAGGGGCGGGCCACGGCTTGTCTTCCTTGCTGGCGATGGCAAGCCGGATCCCGAGCTGGATTACCTGTCCAGTGTGTCGCCAGACCAGTGTCACGCGCTGGCCGCCTATCTTGATTCCGGTGGCCCTGACAATGCGCGTGCCTTTCTTCTGGCGCTTCGCGATCTGTGTGACGGGACCGAAACCGCCCCGCCGCCACTGCCGCTGCTTCGCGCCGGCATCTATTGGCCAGGAAGCCGCACACCCGATCTGGGTGTCTTGCGGGCGGACTGGCGGGCCGGGGCGCCTGTTGCGGCCATAGTCTTTTATCGCGCCCTGATGCAGGCAGCCGACCTCGCGCCTGTTGATGCGGCGATCAATGCCTGTGTCGACGCCGGGATGAATCCCCTGCCGCTGTTTTCGGCCAGCCTGAAGGATGCAGAATCAGCGGCTGTGCTTGCCGACCTGCTGCGCCAGGCGCAGGCGGATGTCATTTTGAATATGACCAGCTTTGCTGTTTCAGACCCGCTGGCCGGGGATGACGCAATGCCGGGAATGCAATCGGCGGGCCCTTTCGGGGCGGTGGATGCGCCGGTTCTGCAGCTGGTGTTGTCAGCCAGCCTGAAAGATGACTGGCAGGGTTCCAGCGCTGGTTTGACACCTCGCGATCTTGCAATGAATGTGGCGCTGCCGGAACTTGACGGTCGCGTTCTGACGCGCGCTGTCGGCTTCAAGCAGCCACCGACGCGCCATCCTGTCACGCATGCGATGACCACCGCCTATGAGGCTGTTCCCGAACGGGCGGCTTTCGTCGCGCGACTGGCGGCAAACTGGGCGCAGCTTCGCCGGACAGGGACAGCCGATCGCAAGGTTGCCCTGATCATGGCAAATTATCCGAACCGTGATGGACGGATTGCCAATGGCGTTGGACTCGATACACCGGCAAGTGTCTTCAACGCCATGCAGGTGCTTGGCGATGCGGGCTATGTCCTGCAGGGTGGGCCTGAAAACAGCGCAGAACTGATCGCGCAGCTGAAGGCCGGGCCGACCAATTCCGGATGGCAGGGTCGGGTCTCGGATGTCAGCCTGACCGTTGAAGATTATACCCGGTATTTCAACTTTTTGCCGGTCGGTGTGCAGGATGCGGTAACGGCGTGCTGGGGGGCGGTGTCAACCGATCCGATGTGTGATGGTGACAGGCTGCATCTGCCACTTCGCCGCTATGGTCATGTCCTTGTCGGCATTCAGCCCGCACGCGGGTACAATATCGATCCGAAGTCGACCTATCATTCGCCGGATCTGGTGCCGCCGCATAACTACCTCGCACTCTATATCTGGCTTCGTGAAGTGGGCGGCGTTCACGCCGTGGTGCATTTTGGCAAGCACGGAAACCTCGAATGGCTTCCCGGCAAGGCGCTGGCGCTGAGTGAGGCGTGTTTTCCCGAAGCTGTGCTGGGGCCGATGCCGCATCTCTACCCCTTTATTGTCAATGACCCTGGCGAGGGCGCGCAGGCCAAGCGCCGGACCGCTGCGGTGATACTCGATCATCTGACCCCGCCAATGACGCAGGCTGACAGTCATGGTGTGATGGCCGAGTTGGAATCGCAGATGGATGAATATTTCGAGGCCGCCGGCATGGACCGGGCCCGATCCGACGCTCTGCTTGGTGACATTCTCGACACCGCCCTGCGGGCGGGGATCGCACAGGACTGCGGCATCGACGAGGCCGATGATCCAGCCGAGCAGCTATTGAAGCTTGACAATTATCTATGTGATCTCAAGGAGTTGCAGATTCGTGACGGGCTGCATGTCTATGGACAGACGCCTGATGAAGATCTTTCTAACGGGCTGCTTGTGCAGATCCTGCGCACCCCCCGCGGTGATGGTGATGGGGCCAATGCGTCGCTGGTACGGGCGCTGGCGCGCGATCTCGGGCTTGGTGATGTTGACGTATTCGATCCGCTGACATCTGACCGTGGTGTTGCCTGGGCCGGGCCGCGGCCGGCCTGTCTTGACGGGGTCTCGGACGCCCCGTGGCGGAGCCAGGGTGACACGGTTGAACGGCTTGACTTGCTGGCGCTGGCGCTGGTGGCGGGGTCGCAAATGCCGCCCGGCCCGGCAAGTGCGGCGATCATTGACAGCGCGCTTGTCGACATCCGGGCGCGTCTTGGCGCCTGTGGCCCGCGCGAGACGGATGGCCTGCTTCGCGCCCTTGACGGCAGGTTTGTGCCGGCCGGTTCTTCCGGGGCACCAACCCGGGGTCGGCCTGAGGTCCTGCCAACCGGGCGCAATTTCTTTTCCATCGACAGTCGCGCGCTGCCGACCCCGGTGGCCTGGCGGCTTGGCTGGGCGTCGGCAGAGGCGCTTTTGGACCGGCATCTGATGGATCATGGCAACTGGCCGCGTGCCGTGGTGTTGTCGGCCTGGGGCACCTCGAATATGCGTACGGGCGGTGATGATCTGGCGCAGGCATTGGCGTTGATGGGGGTGCGGCCAAGCTGGGACGCCGCCTCGCGCCGTGTCACCGGCTTTGAAATCATGCCTCTGGAAAGTCTTGACCGCCCCCGGGTCGATGTCTGCCTTCGCTGTTCCGGTTTCTTCCGCGACGCCTTTCCAGCCCAGATGACGCTGTTTGACCGGGCGGTAAGAGCCGTTGCCGCCCTTGACGAGCCTGACGATATGAACCCGCTTGCGGCGGCGGCACGCCGCGATGATGCCCGCTATCGGTCACAGGGACTGGAAGCTGATGCGGCGGCACGGCGAAGCACCCTGCGGATATTCAGCGCCATGCCGGGGGCGTATGGAGCTGGACTTCAGGCCCTGATTGACGAGAAGCTGTGGCAGGATCGCGCCGATTTTGCCGAGGCGTTTCTTGTCTGGTCCGGCTATGCCTATGGCGAGAACAGCGACGGCATCTCGGCCCGCGAGGTGCTGGAAACACGTCTTGCTGCCTCTGACGCGGTGCTGCACAACCAGGACAATCGTGAACATGATATCCTGGACAGCGATGATTATTATCAGTTCGCCGGTGGCCTGTCGGCGGCGATATCGCAGCTGTCAGGACGCGATGTGCCGGTCTATCACAACGATCATTCGCTAGCCGAAAGGCCGGTTATCCGTACCTTGTCCGAAGAGATCGGACGTGTTGTGCGGGGCCGCGCCAGCAACCCGAAATGGATCGCCGGGGCGATGCGTCATGGCTATCGCGGGGCGTTCGAAATCGTGGCAACGGTGGATTATCTGTTTGCCTTTGCGGCGACCACACGACAGGTCGCCGAGCATCATTTCAGCGCCCTGTACGAAGCCTATATCGAGGATGACAGGGTGCGGGACTTCCTGTCATCGTCGAATGAAGATGCCTATCACGATATGCTGGACAGGTTTGACGAGGCGATTCAACGTGGCCTATGGACACCACGTCGAAACAGCGTGCAATCTGATCTTGACCGGCTTCGCCCCCGCACCGAGGAGACCCAGAAATGACCGCCCCGAATGATGATAGCCAGCCGTCTGATTCCCAGCGCCACAACAGCAAAATGGCACGCAAGAAACAGGCGCGTGACAAGATCATGGCGACAAAGACCGAGGAAAAGGGCCTGATCATCGTTCATACCGGTAAGGGAAAAGGCAAATCATCGGCTGCTTTCGGGATGATTTTCCGCTGTATTGCGCATGGTCTGCCTTGCGGGGTTGTTCAGTTCATCAAGGGGGGGATGGATACCGGTGAGCGCAATCTGATCACCGGCCATTTTGCCGAGCTGTGCGATTTTCACACAATGGGCGAGGGGTTTACCTGGGAAACACAGGACCGTGAACGTGACATTGCCGCTGCCAGCGCCGCCTGGGAGAAGGCCAAGCAGATGATCCGCGATCCGCGGTATCACATGGTGCTTCTGGACGAGATCAATATCGCGCTTCGCTATGGCTATATCGATCTTGACGCTGTTATGGATTTTCTGCGCAACGAAAAGCCGGAAATGACGCATGTCGTGCTGACAGGCCGCAATGCCACCGATGCGCTGATTGACGCTGCTGACCTCGTGACCGAGATGAGCCTTGTCAAACATCCCTTCAGATCCGGGATCAAGGCCCAGATCGGCGTCGAATTCTGATCCCTTTCAGGACCATCAGCCCGGAATCATGAGGTCTTCTTCCATGCCACCAGCCATTATGATTCAGGGTGCCGGCTCGAATGTTGGAAAGTCGGTGCTTGTGGCCGGCCTGTGTCGTCATTTTGCCAATGCCGGTCTGTCGGTTCGCCCCTTCAAGCCGCAGAACATGTCGAACAACGCCGCCGTGACTTCAGACGGGGGCGAGATCGGCCGGGCGCAGGCCATGCAGGCGCTTGCCTGCAGGACGCCGACAAGCGTCCACATGAACCCTGTGCTGCTGAAGCCCGAAACCGAAACAGGCTCTCAGGTAATTGTGCAGGGACAGCGTTTTGGCAGCATGCGGGCCCGTGAATATGGCACGCACAAGGCCGAACTGCTGCCGCGTGTGCTGGACAGTTTTGGCAGGATTGCCAGCGATGCCGATCTGGTGATCGTCGAAGGTGCGGGAAGCCCGGCGGAAGTCAATCTGCGGGCTGGTGACATCGCCAATATGGGTTTTGCCGCTGCAGCCGACATCCCGGTGGTGATTGTCGGTGATATTGATCGGGGCGGTGTGATCGCCAGCCTTGTCGGCACGGGCGCTGTTCTTGATCCGGCAGACCGGGCGCTGATCCGTGGTTTTCTGATCAACAAGTTTCGCGGTGACACCTCGCTGTTCGCCGATGGCATGACGATGATTGAAGAGGCGACTGGCTGGGCGGGCCTCGGTATTCTGCCGTGGTTTGCGCCGGCCCGTTTCCTGCCTGCCGAAGACATTCTCGACATTGCCAGCAAGGCCGGCGAGGTACGCAAAGACGCGCCGGTGCATATCGCGGTGCCGGTGCTGCGGCGGATTGCCAATTTCGATGACCTTGATCCGCTGGCCGGCGAGGCGGATGTGCGGCTGACCCTTGTCGAGGCGGGAGAGGTGATTCCCGGCGATTGTGACATGGTCCTGTTGCCGGGGTCGAAATCGACCATTGCCGATCTGGCATTTCTTCGTGAACAGGGATGGGATACCGACATTGCAGCGCATCTGCGGCGGGGCGGTATGGTGATGGGGTTGTGCGGCGGGTATCAGATGCTTGGCCGTACTGTGGATGATCCGCATGGGGTAGAGGGGGCTGTCGGTGCCACCGCCGGTCTTGGTCATCTGGCGGTGGACACTGTGCTGGCTGCGGACAAGACGCTGGCCCGCGTCGCAGCCCGCGCCCCATTGTTCGATGCCGCGGTGACGGGCTATGAAATTCATATGGGTCGTACTGATGGTGCGGACTGCGCCCGTCCACTCCTGGATATCGATGGTCGTGGCGATGGGGCGGTGTCGGAAGATGGGCTTGTGATCGGCACCTATGTTCACGGTATTTTTGCCGATGACGGGTTCCGGCGCGCCTTTCTTGGCAGGCTGGCAGGTCGTCGGGGTCGGGTTGGCGGCTTTGGTGAGGTTGATTTCGCCGGACGTGTCGATACCGTGCTTGACGATCTTGCCGCGCATATGGCGGCACATCTCGATCTTGAAGCCTTTGGCAGGATCGCCGGGCTCTAGAGGGCCACGGCAAGTGCCAGCGTCAGCATGGCGAACAGGATTTGCGCCGCGATCAGCAGATGAAGTGACTGCAGGATTGCGTTGCCGTCCGCCTCGGCGCCGCCTTCGTTGAAAATGCGGGCCTGCCGCACCCGGTTGCCATAGCGACGTGGCCCGGCAAGCCACACATCCAGCGCGCCGGCCATGGCCGCTTCCGGCCAGCCGGCATTTGGCGAGGCGTGATACCGGCCGTCTTTCAGCATCGTTGTCAGTGCCGCCCTGCCACGACCACGAAGTGCTGCCGCAAGGCAAATAAGTACGGCTGTCAGCCGCGCCGGCACGATATTCAGCAGATCATCAAATCTGGCGGCGACGAAGCCAAAGGCGAGATGGCGGGCATTGCGGTATCCAATCATGCTGTCGGCAGTGTTTGCCAGCTTGTAGACAAACAACCCCGGCAGTCCGGCGACAAGAAACCACAAGGCAGGCGCAAACACGCCGTCTGACAGGTTTTCAGCGCCTGTTTCGATGGCGGCACGGGCGATTTCGGCTTCGTTCAGCGAGCTTGTGTCGCGACCGACAATCATGCCTACAGCCTGGCGCGCCGGGTCTATGTCATCGGCCAGCGCGTCTGCAACGGCACGGATATGATCATCGAGCGATCGTGCGGCAAGCATGATCGCCAGAATGACCACGGCCAGGATCGCACCCCCGAATGACAGCAGAATGCCAAGCCCCACCGCCGCAAATGTCAGCAGACCCATGGCGATGCTACCGCGCCTCCGGCGGCCATGTCCGGTCATGCCGGTGCGCCTGTTCCAGCGCCGTTCGAACCAGGAAATGCCACGCCCCATGATAACCACCGGATGTGGAAGATGCCGCCACAACAGCTCCGGTTCGCCAATCAGCCAGTCAAGCGCCATTGCGACCAGCAGGATGGCAGCACGAAA containing:
- the cobO gene encoding cob(I)yrinic acid a,c-diamide adenosyltransferase, with amino-acid sequence MTAPNDDSQPSDSQRHNSKMARKKQARDKIMATKTEEKGLIIVHTGKGKGKSSAAFGMIFRCIAHGLPCGVVQFIKGGMDTGERNLITGHFAELCDFHTMGEGFTWETQDRERDIAAASAAWEKAKQMIRDPRYHMVLLDEINIALRYGYIDLDAVMDFLRNEKPEMTHVVLTGRNATDALIDAADLVTEMSLVKHPFRSGIKAQIGVEF
- a CDS encoding cobyric acid synthase — its product is MPPAIMIQGAGSNVGKSVLVAGLCRHFANAGLSVRPFKPQNMSNNAAVTSDGGEIGRAQAMQALACRTPTSVHMNPVLLKPETETGSQVIVQGQRFGSMRAREYGTHKAELLPRVLDSFGRIASDADLVIVEGAGSPAEVNLRAGDIANMGFAAAADIPVVIVGDIDRGGVIASLVGTGAVLDPADRALIRGFLINKFRGDTSLFADGMTMIEEATGWAGLGILPWFAPARFLPAEDILDIASKAGEVRKDAPVHIAVPVLRRIANFDDLDPLAGEADVRLTLVEAGEVIPGDCDMVLLPGSKSTIADLAFLREQGWDTDIAAHLRRGGMVMGLCGGYQMLGRTVDDPHGVEGAVGATAGLGHLAVDTVLAADKTLARVAARAPLFDAAVTGYEIHMGRTDGADCARPLLDIDGRGDGAVSEDGLVIGTYVHGIFADDGFRRAFLGRLAGRRGRVGGFGEVDFAGRVDTVLDDLAAHMAAHLDLEAFGRIAGL
- the cbiB gene encoding adenosylcobinamide-phosphate synthase CbiB, whose protein sequence is MFDPLPLLTFSLAALGFRAAILLVAMALDWLIGEPELLWRHLPHPVVIMGRGISWFERRWNRRTGMTGHGRRRRGSIAMGLLTFAAVGLGILLSFGGAILAVVILAIMLAARSLDDHIRAVADALADDIDPARQAVGMIVGRDTSSLNEAEIARAAIETGAENLSDGVFAPALWFLVAGLPGLFVYKLANTADSMIGYRNARHLAFGFVAARFDDLLNIVPARLTAVLICLAAALRGRGRAALTTMLKDGRYHASPNAGWPEAAMAGALDVWLAGPRRYGNRVRQARIFNEGGAEADGNAILQSLHLLIAAQILFAMLTLALAVAL